The following are encoded in a window of Bordetella genomosp. 10 genomic DNA:
- the nuoN gene encoding NADH-quinone oxidoreductase subunit NuoN, translated as MQTSIDFALAAPEIILLVMGAVVLLIDAVSDHPTRFVTYLLSLATLVVLTIVSAVQWSNGVTGRTFDGLFVIDGLGHLLKIASYIAVGVTLVYGRVYSQSRDMLRGGELYVLALFALLGQMVMISAGNLLSIYLGLELMSLALYALIALRRDDSTATEAAMKYFVLGALASGFLLYGISMIYGATGHLDLQQVGATIAAGQAHRLALVFGVVFIVAGLAFKLGAAPFHMWVPDVYHGSPTAVTLLLGAGPKLAAFAMTLRVLVEAMHGLATDWQPMLLILAVLSLAIGNITAIAQSNFKRMLAYSTISHMGFVLLGLSAGVVAGREGSAGAYGASLFYMVTYVLTTLASFGIVLLLARDGFECENIDDLKGLNRRSPWHAFIVLLVMVSLTGLPPTVGFYAKLAVLQPLVQAGHVTIAVIAVMFSLIGAFYYLRVVKVVYFDEPVGEAQPLRATCAQRGLMSINGALLLILGLVPGGLMAACIRAVQVSLGL; from the coding sequence ATGCAAACCTCTATCGACTTTGCCTTGGCGGCACCCGAGATCATCCTGCTGGTGATGGGTGCGGTCGTTCTGCTGATCGATGCGGTCAGCGACCACCCGACGCGCTTCGTGACCTACCTGCTGTCGCTGGCGACGCTGGTGGTGCTGACCATCGTGTCGGCGGTCCAGTGGAGCAACGGCGTGACCGGCCGCACCTTCGACGGCCTGTTCGTCATCGACGGCCTGGGCCATCTGTTGAAGATCGCCTCCTACATCGCCGTCGGCGTCACGCTGGTCTACGGCCGCGTCTATTCGCAAAGCCGCGACATGCTGCGCGGCGGCGAGCTCTACGTGCTGGCGCTGTTCGCGCTGCTGGGCCAGATGGTGATGATCTCGGCGGGCAACCTGCTGTCCATCTACCTGGGCCTGGAACTGATGTCGCTGGCCCTGTATGCCCTGATCGCCCTGCGCCGCGACGACAGCACGGCCACCGAGGCCGCGATGAAGTATTTCGTGCTGGGCGCGCTGGCTTCCGGCTTCCTGCTGTACGGCATCTCGATGATCTACGGCGCCACCGGCCACCTGGACCTGCAGCAGGTCGGCGCGACCATCGCCGCGGGCCAGGCCCACAGGCTGGCGCTGGTGTTCGGCGTGGTCTTCATCGTCGCCGGCCTGGCGTTCAAGCTGGGCGCCGCGCCTTTCCATATGTGGGTGCCCGACGTCTACCACGGTTCGCCGACCGCCGTGACGCTGCTGCTGGGCGCCGGCCCCAAGCTGGCCGCCTTCGCCATGACCCTGCGCGTGCTGGTCGAGGCCATGCACGGCCTGGCCACGGACTGGCAGCCCATGCTGCTGATCCTGGCGGTGCTGTCGCTGGCCATCGGCAACATCACCGCCATCGCCCAGTCCAACTTCAAGCGCATGCTCGCGTACTCGACCATTTCGCACATGGGCTTCGTCCTGCTGGGCCTGAGCGCCGGCGTGGTCGCGGGCCGCGAAGGCTCGGCCGGCGCCTACGGCGCTTCGCTGTTCTACATGGTCACCTACGTGCTGACCACGCTGGCCAGCTTCGGCATCGTGCTGCTGCTCGCGCGCGACGGCTTCGAGTGCGAGAACATCGACGACCTGAAGGGCCTGAACCGCCGCAGCCCGTGGCATGCCTTCATCGTGCTGCTGGTGATGGTGTCCCTGACCGGCCTGCCGCCCACCGTCGGTTTCTATGCCAAGCTGGCCGTGCTGCAGCCGCTGGTCCAGGCGGGCCACGTGACGATCGCCGTCATCGCGGTGATGTTCTCGCTGATCGGCGCGTTCTACTACCTGCGCGTGGTCAAGGTCGTGTACTTCGACGAGCCCGTGGGCGAAGCCCAGCCGCTGCGCGCCACCTGCGCCCAGCGCGGCCTGATGTCCATCAACGGCGCGCTGCTGTTGATCCTGGGCCTGGTGCCCGGCGGCCTGATGGCAGCCTGCATCCGCGCGGTCCAGGTCTCGTTGGGCCTGTAA
- the nuoL gene encoding NADH-quinone oxidoreductase subunit L yields MSSSPNLYLLIALAPLAGAILAGLFGTGFLGRFVGRSGAHLITILGVLISTIGAFVVLGDVLNGARFDGVVYTWSLIGSTPLNIGFLIDPLSAMMMVVVTSVSLMVHIYTIGYMADDPGYQRFFAYISLFTFSMLMLVMSNNMVQLFFGWEAVGLVSYLLIGFWYTRKTAIFANMKAFLINRVGDFGFVLGIGLLFHYAGSMQYGDVFSQADKLAGLTFPGTDWMMITVACICLFIGAMGKSAQVPLHAWLPDSMEGPTPISALIHAATMVTAGIFMVARFSPLFEHSDTALSFIIVIGAIGALFLGILGIIQNDIKRVVAYSTLSQLGYMTVALGASAYSVAIFHLMTHAFFKALLFLGAGSVIIGMHHDQDIRNMGGLRKYMPITWITFLIGTLALVGTPFFSGFYSKEHIIEAAGAAHVWGARFAYYSTLIGVFVTSLYSFRVYFLVFHGKERFDVHGHAHGHHDDAAITAHEEPGHDDHGHDDHGHGHHGGPPHESPWVVTLPLVLLAIPSVIIGALVIDPLLFGKYFNGAITVLPQHPALHELTEEWKGWVEFGTHAFTTLPFWLVVAGAVIAWYCYLINPKVPAAIKSSLSGLNTILDNKYYVDWFNEQVIARGARCLGRGLWQAGDRGLIDGVIINGSAKLVGWVAGISRYLQSGFIYHYAFAMIIGILALVTFFVLIPQ; encoded by the coding sequence ATGTCTAGCTCACCCAATCTGTACCTGCTCATCGCGCTGGCGCCATTGGCAGGCGCCATCCTGGCCGGCCTGTTCGGCACCGGTTTCCTGGGCCGTTTCGTCGGCCGCAGCGGCGCGCACCTGATCACCATCCTCGGTGTCCTGATCTCCACCATCGGCGCCTTCGTGGTGCTGGGCGACGTCCTGAACGGCGCCCGCTTCGACGGCGTGGTCTACACCTGGAGCCTGATCGGCAGCACCCCGCTGAACATCGGCTTCCTGATCGATCCGCTGTCGGCCATGATGATGGTCGTGGTGACGTCGGTGTCGCTGATGGTGCACATCTACACCATCGGCTACATGGCCGACGATCCCGGCTACCAGCGCTTCTTCGCCTACATCTCGCTGTTCACGTTCTCCATGCTGATGCTGGTGATGTCGAACAACATGGTGCAGTTGTTCTTCGGCTGGGAAGCCGTGGGCCTGGTGTCCTACCTGCTGATCGGCTTCTGGTACACCCGCAAGACCGCCATCTTCGCCAACATGAAGGCCTTCCTGATCAACCGGGTGGGCGACTTCGGTTTCGTGCTGGGCATCGGCCTGCTGTTCCACTACGCCGGCTCCATGCAGTACGGCGACGTGTTCTCGCAAGCCGACAAGCTGGCCGGCCTGACCTTCCCCGGCACCGACTGGATGATGATCACGGTGGCGTGCATCTGCCTGTTCATCGGCGCCATGGGCAAGTCGGCGCAGGTGCCCCTGCACGCCTGGCTGCCGGACTCGATGGAAGGCCCGACCCCGATCTCGGCGCTGATCCACGCGGCGACCATGGTGACCGCGGGCATCTTCATGGTGGCGCGCTTCTCGCCGCTGTTCGAGCACTCGGACACCGCGCTCTCCTTCATCATCGTGATCGGCGCCATCGGCGCGCTGTTCCTGGGCATCCTGGGCATCATCCAGAACGACATCAAGCGCGTGGTCGCGTACTCGACGCTGTCGCAGCTCGGCTACATGACGGTCGCGCTGGGCGCCTCGGCCTACTCGGTGGCGATCTTCCACCTGATGACCCACGCCTTCTTCAAGGCGCTGCTGTTCCTGGGCGCCGGCTCGGTCATCATCGGCATGCACCACGACCAGGACATCCGCAACATGGGCGGCCTGCGCAAGTACATGCCCATCACCTGGATCACCTTCCTGATCGGCACGCTGGCCCTGGTCGGCACGCCGTTCTTCTCCGGCTTCTACTCGAAGGAACACATCATCGAGGCCGCCGGCGCCGCCCACGTGTGGGGCGCGCGTTTCGCCTACTACAGCACGCTGATCGGCGTGTTCGTCACCTCGCTGTATTCCTTCCGTGTCTACTTCCTGGTCTTCCACGGCAAGGAGCGCTTCGACGTGCATGGCCACGCGCATGGACACCATGACGACGCCGCCATCACCGCCCACGAAGAGCCCGGCCACGACGACCATGGCCATGACGACCACGGCCACGGCCATCACGGCGGCCCCCCGCACGAGTCGCCCTGGGTCGTGACCCTGCCGCTGGTGCTGCTGGCCATCCCGTCGGTGATCATCGGCGCGCTGGTGATCGATCCGCTGCTGTTCGGCAAGTACTTCAACGGCGCCATCACCGTGCTGCCGCAGCATCCGGCCTTGCACGAGCTGACCGAGGAATGGAAGGGCTGGGTCGAGTTCGGCACGCACGCCTTCACCACGCTGCCGTTCTGGCTGGTGGTGGCCGGCGCGGTCATCGCCTGGTACTGCTACCTGATCAACCCCAAGGTGCCGGCCGCGATCAAGTCCAGCCTGTCGGGCCTGAATACCATTCTCGACAACAAGTACTACGTCGACTGGTTCAACGAGCAGGTGATCGCGCGCGGCGCGCGCTGCCTGGGCCGCGGCTTGTGGCAGGCGGGCGACCGCGGCCTGATCGATGGCGTGATCATCAACGGCAGCGCCAAGCTGGTGGGCTGGGTGGCGGGCATCAGCCGCTACCTGCAGTCCGGCTTCATCTACCACTACGCCTTCGCCATGATCATCGGCATCCTGGCCCTGGTGACCTTCTTCGTACTGATTCCCCAATAA
- a CDS encoding NADH-quinone oxidoreductase subunit J produces the protein MTFTTVLFYLLAIVLVVAAFRVITARSPVTAVLHLILAFFNAAMLWMLLGAEFLALLLVLVYVGAVMVLFLFVVMMLDIRMGDLRAGLKKYLPIGLVVGLVLVLEMAFVLGSTWNQPGGPAAMAADYNNARALGAAMYTHYVYAVEVGAVILLVGMVSAIALTLRRRRDVKYFSPSAAVKVRAQDRFRIVKMPAQSERAQAGQAAAAPAQGEQQ, from the coding sequence ATGACTTTCACGACCGTTCTCTTCTACCTGCTGGCCATCGTCCTGGTGGTGGCCGCCTTCCGCGTGATCACGGCGCGCAGTCCGGTTACCGCCGTGCTGCACCTGATCCTCGCCTTCTTCAACGCCGCCATGCTGTGGATGCTGCTGGGCGCCGAATTCCTGGCGCTGCTGCTGGTCCTGGTCTACGTCGGCGCGGTGATGGTGCTGTTCCTGTTCGTGGTGATGATGCTGGACATCCGCATGGGCGACCTGCGCGCGGGCCTGAAAAAGTACCTGCCGATCGGCCTGGTCGTCGGCCTGGTCCTGGTGCTGGAAATGGCCTTCGTGCTGGGTTCCACCTGGAACCAGCCGGGCGGCCCGGCCGCCATGGCCGCGGACTACAACAACGCCCGCGCCCTGGGCGCCGCCATGTACACGCACTACGTGTACGCCGTCGAGGTCGGCGCGGTGATCCTGCTGGTCGGCATGGTCTCGGCCATCGCGCTGACCCTGCGCCGCCGCCGCGACGTCAAGTACTTCAGCCCCAGCGCCGCCGTCAAGGTGCGCGCCCAGGACCGCTTCCGCATCGTCAAGATGCCGGCGCAGAGCGAGCGCGCCCAGGCCGGCCAGGCCGCGGCCGCCCCCGCACAAGGAGAACAACAATGA
- a CDS encoding NADH-quinone oxidoreductase subunit M, with protein MMASEMASQTFPWLTLAVFVPIVFGLLVLAVGGDNKRGLTLGLSLIGAIVGFLVTIPLYTGFETSSAAMQFVEKASWISSFNVNYHLGVDGISLWFVLLTAFITIIVVLAGWEVITSRVAQYMGAFLILSGLMIGVFVALDGLLFYVFFEATLIPMYIIVGVWGGPNRVYAAFKFFLYTLLGSLLTLIAFIYLWNVSGGSFDIATWQNLKLGMTPQILIFVALLAAFAVKVPMWPVHTWLPDAHVEAPTGGSIVLAAIMLKLGAYGFLRFSLPIAPDASHSLSGLMIALSLIAVIYIGLVAIVQEDMKKLVAYSSVAHMGFVTLGFFIFNTAGIEGAIVQMISHGFVSGAMFMCIGVLYDRVHSRRIADYGGVVNTMPRFVTFFVLFSMANSGLPATSGFVGEFMVIMGAVEHNFWIGLLAATALILGASYSLWMVKRVAFGEIANDHVRALTDINRREFLILGLMAITVLYMGIYPKPFTDVMHASVQALMQHVAVSKL; from the coding sequence ATAATGGCTAGCGAGATGGCATCCCAAACTTTCCCCTGGCTTACGCTCGCGGTCTTTGTGCCCATCGTCTTCGGCCTGCTGGTGCTGGCCGTGGGCGGCGACAACAAGCGCGGCCTGACGCTCGGACTGTCGCTGATCGGCGCGATCGTCGGCTTCCTGGTGACGATCCCGCTGTACACCGGCTTCGAAACGTCGTCGGCGGCCATGCAGTTCGTCGAGAAGGCGTCCTGGATCTCCTCCTTCAACGTCAACTACCACCTGGGCGTCGACGGCATCTCGCTGTGGTTCGTGCTGCTGACCGCCTTCATCACCATCATCGTGGTGCTGGCCGGCTGGGAAGTGATCACCAGCCGCGTGGCGCAGTACATGGGGGCCTTCCTGATCCTCTCGGGCCTGATGATCGGCGTGTTCGTCGCGCTCGACGGCCTGCTGTTCTACGTGTTCTTCGAAGCCACGCTGATCCCGATGTACATCATCGTCGGCGTGTGGGGCGGTCCCAACCGCGTCTACGCGGCCTTCAAGTTCTTCCTGTACACGCTGCTGGGCTCGCTGCTGACCCTGATCGCCTTCATCTACCTGTGGAACGTCTCGGGCGGCTCGTTCGACATCGCCACCTGGCAGAACCTGAAGCTGGGCATGACCCCGCAGATCCTGATCTTCGTGGCGCTGCTGGCGGCGTTCGCGGTCAAGGTGCCGATGTGGCCGGTGCACACCTGGCTGCCGGACGCCCACGTGGAAGCGCCGACCGGCGGCTCCATCGTGCTGGCGGCCATCATGCTGAAGCTGGGCGCGTACGGTTTCCTGCGCTTCTCGCTGCCCATCGCGCCGGACGCCTCGCATAGCCTGTCCGGCCTGATGATCGCGCTGTCGCTGATCGCGGTGATCTACATCGGCCTGGTCGCCATCGTCCAGGAAGACATGAAGAAGCTGGTGGCCTACTCGTCCGTGGCGCACATGGGCTTCGTCACCCTGGGCTTCTTCATCTTCAACACCGCCGGCATCGAAGGCGCGATCGTGCAGATGATCTCGCACGGCTTCGTCTCGGGCGCCATGTTCATGTGTATCGGCGTGCTGTACGACCGCGTGCACAGCCGCCGCATCGCCGACTACGGCGGCGTGGTCAACACCATGCCCCGTTTCGTGACCTTCTTCGTCCTGTTCTCGATGGCCAACAGCGGCCTGCCGGCCACCAGCGGTTTCGTCGGCGAGTTCATGGTGATCATGGGCGCGGTCGAGCACAACTTCTGGATCGGCCTGCTCGCCGCTACCGCGCTGATCCTGGGCGCGTCGTACTCGCTGTGGATGGTCAAGCGCGTGGCCTTCGGCGAGATCGCCAACGATCACGTGCGCGCGCTGACGGATATCAACCGCCGCGAATTCCTGATCCTGGGCTTGATGGCCATCACCGTGTTGTACATGGGTATCTATCCCAAGCCCTTTACCGACGTCATGCACGCTTCGGTACAGGCCCTGATGCAACACGTCGCCGTGTCGAAACTGTAA
- the serB gene encoding phosphoserine phosphatase SerB, with the protein MTIHHLVLQSLTLSAEQAEQVAALAQAQGLQRLSATAARLLDVQTDAATRAEVRDWCERNGIDQAFVPKGSRLSDCKVLVMDMDSTLINIECIDEIADIAGVKPKVAEITEAAMRGEIADFSESLRRRVALLAGLPARALEQVYAERLRLNPGAERLIETAQAAGIKVMLVSGGFTFFTDRLRERLKLDSAQANDLEIENGVLTGKVRGEIIDAQGKAVRLREFARRHGAAPEQVIAMGDGANDLQMLGAAGWSVAYHAKPIVREQTRYALNVSGLDGVLNWFEA; encoded by the coding sequence ATGACGATCCACCACCTGGTCCTGCAATCGCTCACCCTCTCGGCCGAACAGGCCGAGCAAGTCGCCGCCCTGGCGCAGGCCCAGGGCCTGCAACGCCTGAGCGCCACCGCCGCCCGCCTGCTCGACGTGCAGACCGACGCCGCCACCCGCGCCGAGGTGCGCGACTGGTGCGAGCGCAACGGCATCGACCAGGCCTTCGTGCCCAAGGGCAGCCGCCTGTCGGACTGCAAGGTGCTGGTGATGGACATGGACTCGACGCTGATCAACATCGAATGCATCGACGAAATCGCCGACATCGCGGGCGTCAAGCCCAAGGTGGCGGAAATCACCGAGGCCGCCATGCGGGGCGAGATCGCCGATTTCTCCGAAAGCCTGCGCCGCCGCGTCGCGCTGCTGGCCGGCCTGCCGGCGCGCGCGCTGGAGCAGGTCTACGCGGAGCGTCTGCGCCTGAACCCGGGCGCGGAACGCCTGATCGAAACCGCGCAGGCGGCCGGCATCAAGGTCATGCTGGTGTCGGGCGGCTTCACCTTCTTCACCGACCGGCTGCGCGAGCGCCTGAAGCTGGACAGCGCCCAGGCCAATGATCTGGAGATCGAAAACGGCGTGCTGACCGGCAAGGTGCGCGGCGAGATCATCGACGCGCAGGGCAAGGCCGTGCGCCTGCGGGAATTCGCCCGCCGGCATGGCGCGGCGCCGGAGCAGGTCATCGCCATGGGCGACGGCGCCAACGACCTGCAGATGCTGGGCGCCGCGGGCTGGTCCGTGGCCTATCACGCCAAGCCCATCGTGCGCGAGCAGACGCGCTATGCGCTCAACGTGTCCGGACTGGACGGCGTGCTGAACTGGTTCGAGGCGTGA
- a CDS encoding catecholate siderophore receptor Fiu → MSYIKNRKGAPARALAQGSAMGTAAASVLATLALGPAPAMAQSAASSANTTTLAPVKVTGDTGNAYKAGKLESPKFTQPLVDTTQTVQVITQQQMKDQQATTLTEAMRNVAGAGTFFAGENGNTSTGDTIYLRGFDTSNSIYIDGIRDTASVKRDMFNYDSVEVIKGPSGSDYGRSAPSGSINLNTKQPKLEDSFDASFGIGSARYKRGTLDWNRQLGDTSAFRLNVMGLDSDQAGRKEVENNRWGVAPSFAWGLGTENRVYVDFMHLRQTNVPDGGVPTVGLPGYSAPSAALGFLNNAPRVDTNNFYGTSSDHDYVTTDMATIRLEHDFNANTTLRNTTRWARTKENYLLSSFLVSGLQAGYRANDPSTWYVARTPNLKNVSNRIITNQTNLTTKFDTGPLKHDVSAGFELTREMQENYGMSTPVATAFNLYHPDSSVSAMGIHNNGADAHAQTDTVAAYIFDTVDVNDWWQVNGGIRVDHYRTTYDSATACGGTGRTVVPCGGAPTGTPITTIDTKASGNLVDWKLGTLFRVAPNGNIYANYAVSQQPPGGASFTLAADGANANSPDFKPQKAKTAELGTKWEFFDRNLLVSAALFRTEVENDVQTEPDGTISQTAKKRVQGLELGLGGQITPNWSATAGYTIQNATVENGPAVTQAGNNNLSYTPKHAFTTWTTYQLPYGFRLGGGARYVGSMSRGTDGAVGTPDHVQSYWVFDAMAGYTVNKNLDFQFNVYNLFNKDYVAAINKSGYRYFPGAPRTVLLTANIHF, encoded by the coding sequence ATGTCATACATCAAGAATCGCAAGGGCGCGCCGGCAAGGGCGCTGGCCCAAGGCAGCGCCATGGGTACGGCCGCTGCATCCGTCCTGGCCACACTCGCGCTGGGCCCGGCGCCCGCCATGGCGCAGAGCGCCGCGTCGTCGGCCAATACGACCACGCTGGCGCCGGTCAAGGTCACCGGCGACACCGGCAACGCCTACAAGGCGGGCAAGCTGGAATCGCCCAAGTTCACGCAGCCGCTGGTGGACACCACCCAGACCGTGCAGGTGATCACGCAGCAGCAGATGAAGGACCAGCAGGCCACCACGCTGACGGAAGCCATGCGCAACGTCGCCGGCGCCGGTACCTTCTTCGCCGGCGAGAACGGCAACACCAGCACGGGCGACACGATCTACCTGCGCGGTTTCGACACTTCGAACAGCATCTATATCGACGGCATCCGCGACACGGCCTCGGTCAAGCGCGACATGTTCAACTACGACTCGGTCGAAGTCATCAAGGGCCCGTCCGGTTCGGACTACGGCCGCAGCGCGCCCAGCGGCTCGATCAACCTGAACACCAAGCAGCCCAAGCTGGAAGACAGCTTCGACGCCAGCTTCGGCATCGGCAGCGCCCGCTACAAGCGCGGCACCCTGGACTGGAATCGCCAGCTCGGCGACACCTCGGCCTTCCGCCTGAACGTGATGGGGCTGGACTCGGACCAGGCCGGCCGCAAGGAAGTCGAGAACAACCGCTGGGGCGTGGCGCCCTCGTTCGCCTGGGGCCTGGGCACCGAGAACCGCGTGTACGTCGATTTCATGCACCTGCGGCAGACCAACGTGCCGGATGGCGGCGTGCCCACCGTGGGCCTGCCCGGCTACAGCGCGCCGAGCGCGGCGCTGGGTTTCCTGAACAACGCCCCGCGCGTCGACACCAACAATTTCTACGGCACGTCCTCGGACCACGACTACGTGACCACGGACATGGCGACGATACGGCTGGAGCACGACTTCAACGCCAATACCACGCTGCGCAACACCACCCGCTGGGCGCGCACTAAGGAAAACTACCTGCTGTCGTCGTTCCTGGTGTCCGGCCTGCAGGCGGGCTATCGGGCCAACGATCCCTCGACCTGGTACGTGGCGCGCACGCCCAACCTGAAGAACGTCAGCAACCGCATCATCACCAACCAGACCAACCTGACGACCAAGTTCGACACCGGGCCGCTGAAGCATGACGTCAGCGCGGGTTTCGAACTGACGCGCGAAATGCAGGAAAACTACGGGATGAGCACGCCGGTCGCGACGGCGTTCAACCTGTACCACCCCGACAGCAGCGTCAGCGCGATGGGGATCCACAACAACGGCGCCGACGCGCATGCGCAGACCGACACCGTCGCCGCGTATATCTTCGACACGGTCGACGTGAACGACTGGTGGCAGGTCAACGGCGGCATCCGCGTGGACCACTACCGCACGACCTACGACAGCGCCACCGCCTGCGGCGGCACGGGCCGCACCGTCGTGCCTTGCGGCGGCGCGCCGACGGGTACGCCCATCACCACCATCGACACCAAGGCGTCGGGCAACCTGGTCGACTGGAAGCTGGGCACCTTGTTCCGCGTGGCGCCCAACGGCAATATCTACGCCAACTACGCGGTGTCGCAGCAGCCGCCGGGCGGGGCCAGCTTCACGCTGGCGGCCGACGGCGCCAACGCCAACAGCCCCGATTTCAAGCCGCAGAAGGCCAAGACCGCCGAACTGGGCACCAAGTGGGAGTTCTTCGACCGCAACCTGCTGGTCTCCGCCGCGCTGTTCCGCACCGAAGTCGAGAACGACGTGCAGACCGAGCCGGACGGCACGATCTCGCAGACCGCGAAAAAGCGCGTGCAGGGCCTGGAGCTGGGCCTGGGCGGCCAGATCACGCCGAACTGGTCCGCCACGGCCGGCTACACGATCCAGAACGCCACGGTGGAAAACGGTCCGGCGGTCACGCAGGCGGGCAACAACAACCTGAGCTACACGCCCAAGCACGCCTTCACGACATGGACGACCTACCAACTGCCCTACGGCTTCCGCCTCGGCGGCGGCGCGCGCTACGTGGGCAGCATGAGCCGCGGCACGGACGGCGCGGTGGGAACGCCGGACCACGTGCAGTCCTACTGGGTCTTCGACGCCATGGCCGGCTATACGGTGAACAAGAACCTGGACTTCCAGTTCAACGTCTACAACCTGTTCAACAAGGACTATGTGGCGGCGATCAACAAGAGCGGCTATCGTTACTTCCCGGGCGCGCCGCGCACGGTGCTGCTGACGGCGAATATCCACTTCTGA
- the nuoK gene encoding NADH-quinone oxidoreductase subunit NuoK, with protein sequence MTLSLAHYLILGAILFAIGIFGIFLNRRNLIILLMSIELVLLAVNMNFVAFSTWSGDLAGQVFVFFILTVAAAEAAIGLAILVLLFRNLNTINVDELDRLKG encoded by the coding sequence ATGACGCTGTCGCTGGCCCATTACCTGATACTGGGGGCGATCCTGTTCGCCATCGGCATCTTCGGCATCTTCCTGAACCGCCGCAACCTGATCATCCTGTTGATGTCCATCGAGCTGGTGCTGCTGGCCGTCAACATGAACTTCGTGGCGTTTTCGACGTGGAGCGGCGACCTCGCCGGCCAGGTCTTCGTGTTCTTCATCCTCACGGTCGCAGCCGCGGAAGCGGCCATCGGCCTGGCGATTCTGGTGCTGCTGTTCCGCAACCTGAACACGATCAACGTTGACGAACTCGATCGCCTGAAGGGCTGA
- a CDS encoding DUF2818 family protein — protein sequence MNQTLAVWLLIALAAISANLPFLNERVFALFAWRKGGAPAVKPIWLRMVEVLVFYVIVGLIGFAFESALGNPFPQGWQFYVIGLCLFLVLGYPGFVIRYLHKNRKHDGPSRD from the coding sequence ATGAACCAGACCCTGGCCGTATGGCTGCTGATCGCGCTCGCCGCGATCAGCGCTAATCTTCCCTTCCTCAATGAGCGCGTGTTCGCCCTGTTTGCCTGGCGCAAAGGCGGGGCGCCGGCCGTCAAGCCGATCTGGCTGCGCATGGTCGAGGTGCTGGTGTTCTACGTCATCGTGGGCCTCATCGGCTTCGCCTTCGAATCGGCGCTGGGCAATCCCTTCCCGCAAGGGTGGCAGTTCTACGTGATCGGCCTTTGCCTGTTCCTGGTGCTGGGCTATCCCGGATTCGTGATCCGCTACCTGCACAAGAACAGGAAGCACGACGGGCCGTCGCGCGATTGA
- a CDS encoding Fe2+-dependent dioxygenase → MMLHIPQILRPEEVQEMRRRLDAGSWVDGRATVGTQGATVKRNRQLDENSELAQALGEYVLRALARNPVYFSAALPARTVRPLFNKYASAETYGFHVDGAVRTFPGPAGWLRTDLSATLFLCDPEEYEGGELTVRDTYGEHAVKLPAGDMVLYPASSLHCVTPVTRGERTGCFFWIQSMVRDAGRRQMLFELDQTIQALRTQHGENEHTLALTNHYHNLLREWTEV, encoded by the coding sequence ATGATGCTGCACATACCCCAGATCCTGCGGCCCGAAGAGGTGCAGGAGATGCGCCGCCGCCTGGACGCGGGTTCCTGGGTGGACGGCCGGGCGACCGTGGGTACGCAGGGCGCCACGGTCAAGCGCAACCGCCAGCTCGACGAGAACTCGGAGCTGGCGCAGGCGCTGGGCGAATACGTGCTGCGCGCGCTGGCCCGCAATCCCGTCTATTTCTCGGCCGCCTTGCCCGCGCGCACGGTGCGGCCGCTGTTCAACAAGTACGCGTCGGCCGAGACCTACGGTTTTCACGTCGACGGCGCCGTGCGCACGTTTCCGGGCCCGGCCGGCTGGCTGCGCACCGACCTGTCGGCCACCCTGTTCCTGTGCGACCCGGAGGAATACGAAGGCGGCGAGCTGACCGTGCGTGACACCTATGGCGAGCATGCCGTCAAGCTGCCCGCCGGCGACATGGTGCTATACCCCGCCAGCAGCCTGCATTGCGTCACCCCCGTCACGCGGGGCGAACGCACCGGCTGCTTTTTCTGGATCCAGAGCATGGTACGCGATGCCGGGCGCCGCCAGATGCTGTTCGAGCTGGACCAGACCATCCAGGCGCTGCGCACGCAGCACGGCGAGAACGAGCATACGCTCGCGCTGACGAACCATTATCACAACCTGCTGCGCGAATGGACCGAGGTCTAG